The sequence below is a genomic window from Candidatus Nanopelagicales bacterium.
CCCGGACGTCGACCCCGCGGCGGCCCAGTACGGCGAGCACCTGGTCGGCGTACGACTCCGCCAGCCCGGGTGCGGTCCAGTCGATCGTTCCGGAGCCCGGCGAGCCGCTGCCGTGCCGGGGCGCGTTCACCAGCACGAACCAGGACTCGTGGTCGGCGTCCGGGCGCATCCGATCGTCGTCAGGGGCGCAGACGTACACGGCGGGGTCCGGCACCGGGCGAGGGTGTCGACCGAAGATGGAGTCGAACTCGTCGTCGTAGTCGGCGGGGAACCACACGTTGTGGTGCCGCAGCCCCTGGGTGCGACCACGGACGGCGAGCAGCAGGACGAACCCGGACAGCGAGGGCGTCGCCTTTCGTAGGCGCCGCAACGGTTCTCGGCCGCGCGGGTCCGAGACCAGGTCGGCGTACAGGTGTGTCGCGTCCGCGTCGGCAACGACCACGTCTGCGTCGATCCGCTCCCCGTCGGCCAGCGCCACCCCGGACACCCGGTCCGCGGTCGTCTCGACCCGCGCCACGTCCGCCCCGAACCGCACTGTCACCCGGCGCTCCTCCAGCCGACGGGCCAGGGCGTCCGCGAGCGTGCGGATGCCGCCGCCGAGGTGCCAGGCGCCGAACGTCTGCTCCACGTACGGGATCGTCGCGAGCGGCGCGGGGGCCCGGCGAGGGTCGGAGCCCGCGTACGTGGCGTACCGGTCCAGCAGCGTCGTCAGGCGTGGATCGTGGAAGTACTTGCGCCCCAGTGCTCTGAGGGAAGTCAAGGGCGCCACGGTCCGGATGTCGGCCGGTCGCTTCGCCAGGGACACCAGGTCGCGGGTACCGGACAGCGGCGACTCCAGGACCGGGCGGCGGGTGATCCGCCAGATCTCGCCGGCGCGGGCGATGAAGCGGCGCCAGTCGTCGTACGCGGTGCCGCCCAGCGCGTCCCCGAGGGCGCGGGCGCAACGACCTGGGTCCACGCCCGGCATGTCCAGGTCCGTGCCGTCGGCGAAGTGGTAGCCGAAGCCCGGCTCCACCGGCTGCAGGTCGACGTTCTCCTCCAGTCCGGTGCCGGTCTTCAGGAAGAGGTCCCGGTAGACCGCCGGCAGCGTGAGCAGGCTGGGGCCGGTGTCGAAGACGAAGCCGTCGCGAGCGTAGGTGCCGAGCTTCCCGCCGTACGTGGGCGCCTGCTCCAGCACCGTCACGTCGTGCCGTTTGACCGATAGCCGGGCGGCCACAGCCATGCCGCCGACCCCGGCACCGATGACGACGACTCTGGCCACGTCCAGCGACCCTAGCCAGTCGGCAGGGTCAGCCGAGGCGACGGCCCTTCCAGGTCAGCGTGCCGCGCGCCCTTCGCCGCCAGGACGCCGCGGTGAGGAGCCCGAACGCGGTCACCGACAGCGGATGCGCCAGTGCGTCGGGCCACGCGCGCTCCCCGGTGCGCCGGGCAACGAGGACACGGCCCGCCACGCCGGCCGCGTAGCCGACCGCGCCCACCGTCCGCGCCACCCGGTCGCGCGAGGTGACCGCGACGACCGCGGGCGCCACGTACGCCAGCCCCAATGCGGCCACGACGGCGGCCGCGCCCGCGCGGCTCCCGAACGCCGACCACAGCGACTTGGTGTAGCCGTCGTACACGTCCCGGGGACCGTCGTACATCCGGCAGGACGCGACGGCGCTCCCCACGGTCGGAACGCCGCGGAAGCCGGCCCGCTTGAACGCCCGCAGCAGGGCGATGTCCTCGAGCACCTCGCCGCGCACGGCGGCGTGGCCGCCGACCGCGCGGTACGCGGCGGCATCGACGGCGAGCAGCTGGCCGTTGGCGGCGGCGAGAGACGGTCGTCGGGACCGCTCGGTGGGTCCGAGCGGCAGCGTGGTCAGCCAGGACCACACGACCAGTGGCTGCACCAGTCGTTCGGCGGGGGAGACGGCGACGAGCCTCGGGTACGGGGACAGCAGCTGAAGACCGTTGTCCCGCAACGCATCCACCGTGGCGGCGATCGCATGCGGCTCGAGCACCACATCGGCATCCACGAACACCAGAACGTCGCCGGTCGCCAGGTCGGCCAGTCGGGCGCAGGCCCAGGGCTTGCCGAGCCAGCCCGGCGGCGGTGGCTGGGGACCGCCGTCCACCAGGGTCAGGCGCGGGTCGTCACCTGCCACCGCCCGGACGACATCGGCGGTCCCGTCGCTGGAGCCGTCGTCCAGGACGAGGATCTCGGCGTTCGGCAGCCCGCGCTGGTCGAGCACCGCCCGCAGGGTCGGGGTGACCCGCGTCGCCTCGTCGCGCAGCGGCAGGAGGATCGAGACCCGTTGCGGCACAGTGGTTGGGGTCGACGGCAAAGGCTTCAGCCGTCGGATGTTGAAGGCCGCGTGGAGCGTCCCCGCGGTCGCCATCGCGGTGCCGATCGCCGCGACCAGGCGCGGGGCCGACCGCACGGACCCGCGGATCAGGGGCGATCGACCCACGTGCGCCACAGCCAGGGCAGGACTGCGATTCCCATGGCGACGCCGCCCCAGACGGCGACCCACGGCCGGCCGAGGAACACCGCGTTGGCCACGATCCCGCCGACGTAGGTCCACAGCAGCAGCAGTGCGGGGACGCCGTCGGGTCCCGGTCGGCGGGGCAGCCGGTCCAGCAGCGCCATGATGGCCAGCGCCACGAGCAACCAGCCCAGGTAGTTCTGTGCCGGGATTCCGGGGATGCCCGGCAGCGCGGGCTCGGGGCTGGCCCAGGTCCAGTAGCCCTCGCCGACCATCTGCGGGTCGAGGAAGAGGTCCCAGGTGGCCAGCAGCCACATCCCGACCAGCGGGGTGAGCACCGCGGACCGTGTCAGCGCGCGGGCCGCGAGCAGGCAGGGGTAGGCCATCATCGCCCAGGCCAGCGGGATCACGAAGGGGACGCCGCCGACGGTGGGCCCGAGCGCGTCGGAGTACGCGTAGTCCCCGAACGGGAGTCCGGTGCTCGTGCCCACGGCCTCCGCCGCCCAGCCGAGAACGAGCGTGACGGCCAGGTAGCCCAGCGTCCAGGCGACACCGCGGGTGAGCAGTGCGTGCGTACTGCTCGCGAGGAAGAACGTCAGGACGGTCGCCACGGTGAGCAGTCGCCGACCGTCCGCGTCCGCGAGGACCCACCAGATCTGGCCCAGGACCGTGACGACGGCGAACAGCCACGGGACCGACATGAGCAGCGGGCCGGGAGACGTGCTGCGCCGGCTCGCGTGCGGACCGGTGTAGACGCGGACGCTCACGCCGGACCCGCGGTCGTCGGGTGCGGCTCGGGCGGCACGGGACGGCTCACGGCGGGCACGCCCGCGAGTCTAGGTCGCGGCCGCGACCGTCTCGTGCACCAGTCGGACCACGTCGGACGGGCGGTCCCACATCGGCGCGTGGCCGCAGCGCCACAGCACCTCCCAGCGCGCGTGCCCGGGGGCGAGGTCGCGCAGCTGCATGCCCGGGCGGGGCAGCAGCCGGTCCCGGTCCCCGAAGACCACCGTGACGGGGACGTCGAGGGATACGTCGCCACCGCGGTCGAAGCGCTCGCCCAGGACGCCGAGGTGGGCAGCCTCGTACCCGCTCGCCCGGGCCTGTGCCAGCGCCGCGTCGACGGCCACCGGGTACGGCAGCGACTCGGGCCGCTCCACCCCCGCGGCGAAGGCGGTGCGCCGCACCGCCGCGACCCGCATCACCGCGGGGACGACCGGTCGGGTCAGCACGGCCAGCCGGTGGTTGGCGTCCAGCAGTCGGCTACGGCGCTGCGCCGGCACCCAGAGACCCGCCGGGGCCAGCGCGGTGACCGACAGCGCCCGGCCGTCGGCCGCGGCCTCCAGCGCGGTCCACCCGCCGAGGGAGTTGCCGACCAGGTGCGCCGAGGGCAGGTCCAGCTCGTCGAGCAGCCGTCCCAGCGCCGCTGCCATGGCGCGCGGCGTGGAGCGGGAGCCGGGCAGCGCGGGGGAGTCGCCGTGGCCGGGCAGGTCCACGGCGTAGGTCGTGAACGACGTCGCCAGGTCCGGGACGACGAGGTCCCACGCCTCGCGGGACGAGGCCAGCCCGTGCACGAGCACCAGCGGCGGCCCGGAACCCCGGACCTCGTACGCCAGCCCCCCGGCGCGACGCGCGGGTGGCCGAACCGCGCGGATGCCGCGGGTCACCGCGGGTCGTCGACCTGCGCCGGGATCTCGCCGACCTCGGCCGCGGTGCCGGCGGTGACGCGCAGCAGCTCGTCATACGTCGTCGGGAACACGTAGTGCGGGTGGCCGCCCGCCGCCCAGACCTCGTCGTACCGGGCCAGCTCGACGTCGACGAGGGTCCGCAGCGGGTGCGGGTGCCCGACCGGGGCGACGCCGCCGATCGACTGACCGGTGTGGTGCTTGACGAAGCGGGCGTCCGCGCGGCGGACCTGGTGGGCCTCGACCAGCGCCGCGAGCTTGAGCGGGTCGGCTCGGTGCGCCCCGGAGGTGAGGACCAGCAGCGGATGGCCGTCGGCATCGAAGACCAGCGAGTTGGCGATGGCCCCGACCGGGATGCCGAGCTGCGCGGCCGCGGTGGCGGCGGTGGGTGCGGGCTCGGGGAGCTCGCGCACCTGGCCGGGGACGCCGAGGGCGGCCAGCGCCCGGCTCACGGCGCGGACGCTGGGGTGGCGGCGGTCCTCCTCATCCGACATGTCCCGGAGGGTACCGGCGGACGGCCGGACCGGCTGCCGGTCAGGTCGGCGGGCACATCAGACCGGCTGCAGCTGCGCCGCGCCGAACGGCACGTTGAACCGGTCGCACCACAGGATCACGCTGGCGTACGCGTCGAGGTCGGCGTCGGCCGGCACGGCGTAGTTCTGGTTGCCGAGGTTGCCCTTGAGCGCGCCGAGGCCCAGGAAGCCGGCGGCCTCCGCGTCACCCGCGCGGTCGACCGGCTGGGCGGACAGCCAGACGCGGACGTCGGGGCCGTTGTCGGTGGCGAGGTCCTCCAGCCGCAGCACGGTCGAGCCGTCGGGCAGGCGCACCAGCAGCACCGTGCCGGTCGTCGGGTGCTCGAACGAGCGGAACTCCCCGCGCGCCAACACGACCGGGGCCGTGTCCTCACCGGTCGAGCTCGCGACGTCGGCTGCACCTGCGGTCTCGCCGGTCCCGGCGCTCCCGGCCGCCGCGACCGCGGTCCCGGGGAGGGCCTCGTCGACGGTGGTGTCGACGAACAGCAGCCAGGGCTGGAACAGCGCGAGGGCCCCGGCCAGCAGCACGGCGCCGACGACGCCCACCGCCCACCACAGCCGACGGCGGGACCGCGCCCTGCGGGAGCCCGGGGTCCCGGGGTCGGTGGCGGGGGCGGGGGTGCCGGTGGTGGTGCTCATGGGGTCCTCCTGGCGGGGTCGCGGTCGGTCACCGTGTCCTGGTCGTCAACCGCCCGGGGGCCGCCGGGCGTCCCGGATCCGGCCGTGTGCGGCCTTACGAGGTGGTGACGGCGCCCGCGATGGTGACGGCGGTGGATCGGGGTGGGACGGCGGTGGATCGGGTGTTGACGTACGTCGGACCCCGGGGCTACCGTGGTGGTGTTCGAACAGGCGTTCGAGTTGCCGCCACGGTGACTCGCTCGCCCGTGGCGAGCGGTGCCGCCGGGACTCGCGCCTCGGCGGCACGGAGATTCCCGTCTCCGGGTGCGGCCTCGACCCCCGTGCCCGGAGCCGGGCCGCCGGCCCGTCGGTGTGGGGAAGCACCTTCGGGCCGGCGGCCCCGTCGCCGTCTTCCCCCGGCTCGCGGTCGTAGGCCACCGGCGCCCGGCAGGGCGTCGTCTCGAGGACGAGGGGACCCGCATGAGCCGTCGTTACACCGATCCGGTCGAGGTCCGGCTGCGCGCCGACGAGCCGGTCCAGTTCCTGTGGCGCGGACGGCTGTACGTCGTCCGCGGCGTCCTGGCCCACTGGGTGGAGGTGGGGGCCTGGTGGCGGGGGGACCCGGGCCGCCGGGAACCGGGCGAGGCCGAGCGTCAGGTCTGGCGGGTCGAGGCGGCGGCCGGGCGCGCGTCCGCCCCCGGGATCTACGACCTGTGCCGGGAGGGCGTCCCGTCCCGGGACGTCCCGGGCCAGGAGGGCACCCCGGGCCAGGAGGGCACCCCGGGCCAGGAGGGCGCCCCGGGCCAGGAGCCCGCGGGGGTCGCTGCGCCCGTGGGGAGCGCTGCGCCCGTGGGGAGCGCCGCGCCTGTGGGGAGCGGTGCGCCCGTGGGGAGCGGTGCGCGCTGGAGCCTGGCCCGGTCATGGGACTGAGTCCGGTCGTGGATCCCGACCAGGTCACGGAACGCAGAGGAGGGGGTCCGATGGGTCGTCCTGCGCCGTTGCCGGCGGCCAGCCGGGACCTGCTGGCCGCGGCCGCCCGCGGCCTGGCCGAGGCCAGCGTCGCGGTGACGCCGGGGGAGCGCTACGCCCACGCCCACCTGGCTGCCCTGCGGGCGGCGGCCGCGGTGCTGGCGGCCCGGGCCCGCCCGGCCTCGAGCCGTGCGCGGATCCGCAGCGTGTGGGTGCTGCTGCCCGCGGTCGCACCCGACCTCACCGAGTGGGCCGCGTTCTTCGCCGCCGGCGCGGGCAAGCGGGCCGCGGCCGAGGCGGGCCTGGCCGGTGCCGTCACCGAGCGGGAGGCCGACGACCTGGTCCGCGACGCCGAGACCTTCCTGGCGCTGGTGGCCACCGCGCTGGGGCTCAGCCATCAGCTCGGGCTGCCCTCCGCGTCGCGGCTGCGCTCGGCCGGCTGAGCGCGGCTGTGCTTCCTGGCGTCGCTGACTCCCGGCCTCGCTGACTCCCGCGCATCCCTGACTTCCGCGCATCGCTGACTTCCGCGCATCCCTGACCCGGGTGCGGCTCCCCGCGCGCCCCCGTCGCGGGGAGCCGCACCCGCCCGACCCCTCCCCGGGACAGCCCATGACCTCGACCGCCCGCCCGACCCCGGCCGCCCGGGCGGACCCGTTCGTGCACCTGCACGTGGCGTCCGGGTACTCCCTGCGCTACGGGGCCTCCGCGCCCCCGGCGCTGGTCGCTCGGGCCGCCGCGCTGGGCCAGGACACCCTCGCGCTCACCGACCGCGACGGCGTCTACGGTGCGGTCCGGTTCGTGCTGGCCTGTCGCGACGCCGGGATCCGGCCCGTGCTCGGCGTCGACCTCACGCTGCTGCCCACCGGAGCGCTGCCCACCGGAGCGCTGCCCACCGGGGCGCTGCCCACTGGCGGGACCCGGCCCGCCGGAGCACCGTCGGGGTCCGGGGGCGACGGCGCGGTGCCGGCGGCGGCGCGTCGTACCCCGGCCCGTGGCGGGGCCTGGGTGGACCCGCGGCACCCGCGGGTGGTGCTGCTCGCCCGCGGCGCCCGCGGCTGGGCGTCGCTGTGCCGCCTGGTGTCCGCGGCGCACCTCGACGGCGAGCGCGGCAGCCCGGGTGCCACGGTGGCCCGGGTGCTCGAGCACGCTGACGGCCTGGTGGCCCTGCTCGGGCCGGAGTCCGAGGTCGGCCGGGCCCTGCACGCACGCCGCCCCGACCTCGCCGACGCCGCGCTGGCGCCGTGGCGGGAGGCGTTCGGCCCGGACGCGCTGCGGATCGAGGTGGTGTCCCACCTCGCCCCCGACCGCGACGCGGTGCCCGGGGTGCTGTCCGGCGGCCCGGTGCGCGGGCTGCCCGCCTCCAGCGCCGCGGCGGCCCGGATGCTGGGCTGGGCGCACGAGCGCGGGGTGACCCCGGTGCTCACCAACGCGGTCCGGCACGCCGGGCCGGAGGCGGCCCCGGTCGTCGACGTCCTCGACGCGATCCGCCGCCTGGTCCCGCTGGACTCCCGGCACCTGGACCGGGCCAACGGCGAGGGCTACCTCAAGGCCGGCCCCGCGATGGCCCGGGTCGCCCGCGAGGTGGCCCGGCTGTCCGGCGTCGGCCGCGAGGAGCGGGTCGCCGACGCGCTGCTGCGCGGCACCCGGACGCTGGCCGACTCCTGCGCGCTCGACCCGCACGACGACCTCGGCCTCGGCGGGATCCACGTCCCCGAGCTCGACGTGCTGCTCGAGGGCCGGGACGCCGCGGACGCCGCCCGTCGGGCCCGGGGCGGCGCGCCCCGCGACCTGGCCGCGGAGGCGGTGGCCGCCGACGCGGTGCTGCGCCGGCGGTGCGAGGACGGCCTGGCCCGCCGCGGCCACACCGGCCGCGGCGCCGAGGCCCGGGAGGCGCGGCAGCGGCTGGAGGAGGAGCTCGCCACCATCGCCACCCTCGGCTTCGCCGCCTACTTCCTCACCGTCGCCGAGGTCGTCGACCTGATCCGGGACATGGGGGTGCGGGTCGCCGCCCGCGGCTCCGGGGCCGGCAGCCTGGTCAACCATCTGCTCGGCATCTCCGGGGTCGACCCGCTGCGGCACGGCCTGATCATGGAGCGGTTCCTGTCGCCGCTGCGCCGGGCGCTGCCGGACATCGACGTCGACGTGGAGTCCTCCCGGCGGACCGAGGTCTACCAGCGGATCCTGGACCGTTTCGGCGGGGAGCGCTGCGCGTGCGTGTCGATGATGGACACCTACCGGGTCCGGCACGCGGTCCGCGACGTCGGCGCCGCCCTCGGCATGCCGCCGGGGGAGATCGACGCCTTCGCCAAGGCGTTCCCGCACATCCGCGCCCGCGACGCCCGGGCCGCACTGGCCGAGCTGCCCGAGCTGCGCTCCTCCGGCCTGGGCCGGCTGGCCGCGCAGGGCCGGCTGGACGGCTTCCTGTCCCTGGTCGAGGGCCTGGACGGCCTGCCCCGGCACGTCGCCCTGCACCCGTGCGGGGTGCTGCTGTCCGACGCGACCCTGCTCGACCGCACCCCGGTCGAGGCCTCCTGGCTGGGCTTCCCGATGAGCCAGTTCGACAAGGACGACGTGGAGGAGATGGGGTTCCTCAAGCTCGACGTCCTCGGCATCCGGATGCAGTCGGCGATGGCGCACGCCCTCGACGAGATCGCCCGGGTCGACGGCGCGGCCGCGCACGGCGCCGGCCCCGACGGCCGGGTCGACATCGACGCCGTCCCGCTCGACGACGACGCCACCTACGCGCTGGTCCGCTCCACCCACACCCTGGGCTGCTTCCAGATCGAGTCGCCCGGGCAGCGCGAGCTGGTCGGCAAGTTCGCGCCGGAGACGTTCGACGACCTCATCACCGACATCTCGCTGTTCCGCCCCGGCCCGGTGAAGTCGGACATGGTCACGCCGTTCCTGCGCGCCCGGCAGGGCTGGAACGCCCCCGCCTACCTGCACGAGGACCTGCGCCCGGCGCTGGCGGAGACCTGCGGCGTCGTCGTGTTCCACGAGCAGGTCGTCCGCGTCGTCGCGATCATGACCGGCTGCACCCTCGCCGAGGCCGACGAGACCCGGCGCAGCCTGGGCTCGCCGGAGGGCCAGGACGACGTGCGCGCCTGGTTCTACCCGGCGGCGCTGCGCCGCGGCTACGACCTGCCGACCGTGGAGCGGGTGTGGGACGTGCTGCGGGCGTTCGCGTCGTTCGGGTTCTGCAAGGCGCACGCGGCCGCGTTCGCGCTGCCCACCTACCAGTCCGCCTGGCTGAAGGCGCACCACCCGGCCGCGTTCCTGGCCGGAGTGCTCACCCACGACCCGGGCATGTATCCCAAGCGGCTCATCCTCGACGACGCGCGCAACCTCGGCATCGCCGTGCTCGGCCTGGACGTCAACGCCTCCGATGCGGTCTACCGGGTCGAGCGGGTCTCCCCGTACGACGAGCCGCCCCCGCAGATCCTCGGCGAGACCCCGCGGCGGGCCCCCGACGTGCCCGGCCTGCCGGACGCCCGCGGCTACGGCATCCGGCTGTCGGTCGCGGAGGTCAAGGGCATCTCCGACGCGGAGGTCGCGCGGATCGTCGCGGGGCGTCCGTACGCCTCGCTGGCCGACTTCTGGTACCGCGCCGGCGTCAGCCGGCCGGTGGCCGAGCGGCTGGTGGTCGCCGGCGGGTTCGACTCCCTGTACGGCATCGGGGCGGCCGCGCCGGTCCGCCGCCGCGGCCGGGTCACCCGCCGCGACCTGCTGCTCCAGGTCGCCGACCTGGACCGGCACTCCCGCGCCCTGGCCCGCGGCACCCGACCGCCCGGGAGCGCGCGTCGCCGGGCCCAGCAGGAGCTGCGGGAGTCCCAGGACAGCGCCTCTCGGGACAGCGTCGGGGCGGCGCGCGCCCAGTCCCGCGCCCCCGCCCCCGCGGCCGGGCCCGACGACCTGCCGGTGCAGCTCGCCCTCGACCTCGGCGACGCCCCGGGGGAGGTGACCGCCAGCGGGCTGCCGGAGATGACCTCGGGGGAGCGGGTCCGGGCGGAGCTGGAGGTGCTCGGCCTCGACGTGAGCCGGCACGTCGTCGACTTCTACGAGCCGATGATGGCCGCGCTGGGCGTGGTCCGCTCCCGCGACCTGCTGGGCTGCCGGTCCGAGCAGGAGGTGCTGCTCGCCGGGGTGAAGGTGGCCACCCAGACCCCGCCGGTGCGCAGTGGCCGCCGGGTCGTGTTCCTCACCCTCGACGACGCCACCGGCCCGGTCGACGCGACGTTCTTCGAGGACGCGCAGGGTCCCTACGCGGCCACCCTGTTCCACTCGTGGCTGCTGCTCGTCCGCGGCCACGTGCGGCGGACCGGACCGCGCGGGGTCTCCGTCCGCGGCACCGGGTGCTGGGAGCTCGGCACGGTGCACCTGGCCTGGACCGAGGGCGGGGTGGACGCGGTGCGGGCGATGCTCGCGGCCGACCCGATGGTCGACCCCGACCACCCCACCGACGAGGCGGTGGCCGGGCAGGCCGGCAGCCGGGCGACCCGGCCGGTGCTGGCGGCCCCGGTCCTGGCCGGCCGACCGGAGGCGTCCACCGCCGGCGGGATGGGTCAGCGGCGTCGGGTGCTGGTGCACGCCAGCGGGTTCCGCCAGTCGCCCTACGCCGACATTGCGCCCGCGGGCGACCCGGTCACCAAGGTCCCCCCGGCGCGCGAGGAGCGCGACCGCGACCGGGAGCGCGACCGCGACCGGGAGCCACCGGCCAAGCTGTGGCACGCCAGCCCGGGGAGCAGCGGGTGGTGATCGCGTCGGGCCCGGCGGGGAGGATGCCCCCGTGAGCCGCAGCCAGATCCGCCGCCCGCAGGGCCCGGTCGAGATCGGCGACGACGACGAGGGCTGCACCGTCCTGCACGTGGACATGGACGCCTTCTACGCGTCCGTCGAGCTGCTCACGCGCCCGGAGCTGCGCGGCCGACCGGTCGTCGTCGGCGGGTCCGGGTCGCGCGGCGTGGTGCTGTCGGCCACCTACGAGGCGCGAGCGCTCGGCGTGCACTCCGCGATGCCGATCGGGCGGGCCCGCCGGGTCGCGCCGCAGGCGGTGTTCCTCGACCCCGACCACCGCCGCTACGCCCGCGTCAGCGCCGGGGTGATGGAGGTGTTCCGTTCCGTCACCCCGCTGGTCGAGCCGCTCAGCCTGGACGAGGCGTTCCTCGACGTCGCCGGGGCGCGCCGCCGGCTGGGCTCGCCGCGCGAGATCGGCGAGCTGATCCGGGCCCGCGTCCACGACGAGCAGGGCATCACCTGCTCGGTCGGCGTCGCGCCCACCAAGTTCGTCGCCAAGCTGGCCTCCACCCGCGCCAAGCCCGACGGCCTGCTCGTCGTCCCCCGGGACGCGGTCGTGGCGTTCCTGCACCCGCTCCCGGTCGCGGCGCTGTGGGGCGTGGGGGAGCGCACCGAGGAGCAGCTGCTCCGCCTGGGCCTGCGCACCGTCGGCGACCTCGCGCACACCCCCACCGCCACCCTGCAGCGCGCCCTGGGCCACGCGGTCGGCACCCACCTGTCCGACCTGGCCTGGGGCCGTGATCCGCGCCGGGTCGAGCCGTACGAGCCGGACAAGAGCATCGGGGCGGAGGAGACGTTCTCCCGCGACGTCGACGACCCGGAGGTGATCCGGCGCGAGCTGCTCCGGCTGGCCGAGAAGGTGGCCAGCCGGCTGCGCGCGCAGGGCTACCTGGGCCGCACCGTGCAACTGAAGGTCCGGTTCGCCGACTTCACCACCATCACCCGGTCCCGGACGCTGGGCGCCCCGTCGGACGTCGGCCGGGAGCTCTACACCACCGCCCGGGACCTGTACGACGCGCTCGGGCTGCAACGAGCCCGGCTGCGCCTGGTCGGGGTCCGGGTCGAGGGGCTGGTGGACGCGGACAGCGCCCCGCAGCAGCTGGTGCTGGGGGCCCGCGAGCACGGCTGGCGGGACGCGGAGGTGGCCGCGGACCGGCTCGCCGACCGGTTCGGACCGGGCAGCGTGCGCCCCGCCCGGCTGGTCGATCCGGCCCGTCGGGAACCCCCGGCCGGGTCCGGCCGTCAGCCCTGACGACCGTGTGGGACCATCCCGCGGACACCAATGACCGGACTCGGGTTTCCAGCCGGGCTCCGGCTGCCTATCCTGGCGTTAGTCAACGAGCCGGGAGGAGGGACCGCCGTGCCGCTCTCCGAGCACGAGCAGCGCCTGCTCGAGCAGATGGAACGGGCCCTCTACGCCGAGGACCCGAAGTTCGCGACCACCCTGCGCAGCGGGGGACCGCGGACCGCCCACCGTGGCCGCGCCGCACTCGGCGTCGTCGCACTCCTCGCCGGCATCGGCCTGCTCATGGCCGGCGTCATCACCTCGCTGCCGCCGCTGGGCGTCGTCGGGTTCTTGGTCATGCTGGTCGGCGCGTTCGTGTCGTACTCCGCGTTCCGCAGCGGCGGTGCGGCCGAGGGTGAGCAGGTGGCCGAGGGCCAGGAGGCGGGGTCCGCCACCCCCGGCGCCGGCGGGAAGCCGACCCGGGCCCAGGCCAAGGCGGCCAAGTCCGGTGGGTTCATGGACCGGCTCGAGGACCGCTGGCGCCGTCGCCGCGACGAGGGCATGCAGTAGGCGTCGCACGACACCCAGGCGGCGGCGCTACTCCCGCGTCCCCGCCCCCACCAGCTCCGCCCCCCGTTCCACTCCCTGGTCCCCGCGCGCGCCGTCCTGCGCGGACGTGACCAGCGCCCCGCTGTCGCGGCGGCGGCGCCGCAGCACCGACGGCGGCAGCAGC
It includes:
- a CDS encoding DNA polymerase IV, whose product is MSRSQIRRPQGPVEIGDDDEGCTVLHVDMDAFYASVELLTRPELRGRPVVVGGSGSRGVVLSATYEARALGVHSAMPIGRARRVAPQAVFLDPDHRRYARVSAGVMEVFRSVTPLVEPLSLDEAFLDVAGARRRLGSPREIGELIRARVHDEQGITCSVGVAPTKFVAKLASTRAKPDGLLVVPRDAVVAFLHPLPVAALWGVGERTEEQLLRLGLRTVGDLAHTPTATLQRALGHAVGTHLSDLAWGRDPRRVEPYEPDKSIGAEETFSRDVDDPEVIRRELLRLAEKVASRLRAQGYLGRTVQLKVRFADFTTITRSRTLGAPSDVGRELYTTARDLYDALGLQRARLRLVGVRVEGLVDADSAPQQLVLGAREHGWRDAEVAADRLADRFGPGSVRPARLVDPARREPPAGSGRQP
- a CDS encoding DUF3040 domain-containing protein — its product is MPLSEHEQRLLEQMERALYAEDPKFATTLRSGGPRTAHRGRAALGVVALLAGIGLLMAGVITSLPPLGVVGFLVMLVGAFVSYSAFRSGGAAEGEQVAEGQEAGSATPGAGGKPTRAQAKAAKSGGFMDRLEDRWRRRRDEGMQ
- the dnaE gene encoding DNA polymerase III subunit alpha — translated: MTSTARPTPAARADPFVHLHVASGYSLRYGASAPPALVARAAALGQDTLALTDRDGVYGAVRFVLACRDAGIRPVLGVDLTLLPTGALPTGALPTGALPTGGTRPAGAPSGSGGDGAVPAAARRTPARGGAWVDPRHPRVVLLARGARGWASLCRLVSAAHLDGERGSPGATVARVLEHADGLVALLGPESEVGRALHARRPDLADAALAPWREAFGPDALRIEVVSHLAPDRDAVPGVLSGGPVRGLPASSAAAARMLGWAHERGVTPVLTNAVRHAGPEAAPVVDVLDAIRRLVPLDSRHLDRANGEGYLKAGPAMARVAREVARLSGVGREERVADALLRGTRTLADSCALDPHDDLGLGGIHVPELDVLLEGRDAADAARRARGGAPRDLAAEAVAADAVLRRRCEDGLARRGHTGRGAEAREARQRLEEELATIATLGFAAYFLTVAEVVDLIRDMGVRVAARGSGAGSLVNHLLGISGVDPLRHGLIMERFLSPLRRALPDIDVDVESSRRTEVYQRILDRFGGERCACVSMMDTYRVRHAVRDVGAALGMPPGEIDAFAKAFPHIRARDARAALAELPELRSSGLGRLAAQGRLDGFLSLVEGLDGLPRHVALHPCGVLLSDATLLDRTPVEASWLGFPMSQFDKDDVEEMGFLKLDVLGIRMQSAMAHALDEIARVDGAAAHGAGPDGRVDIDAVPLDDDATYALVRSTHTLGCFQIESPGQRELVGKFAPETFDDLITDISLFRPGPVKSDMVTPFLRARQGWNAPAYLHEDLRPALAETCGVVVFHEQVVRVVAIMTGCTLAEADETRRSLGSPEGQDDVRAWFYPAALRRGYDLPTVERVWDVLRAFASFGFCKAHAAAFALPTYQSAWLKAHHPAAFLAGVLTHDPGMYPKRLILDDARNLGIAVLGLDVNASDAVYRVERVSPYDEPPPQILGETPRRAPDVPGLPDARGYGIRLSVAEVKGISDAEVARIVAGRPYASLADFWYRAGVSRPVAERLVVAGGFDSLYGIGAAAPVRRRGRVTRRDLLLQVADLDRHSRALARGTRPPGSARRRAQQELRESQDSASRDSVGAARAQSRAPAPAAGPDDLPVQLALDLGDAPGEVTASGLPEMTSGERVRAELEVLGLDVSRHVVDFYEPMMAALGVVRSRDLLGCRSEQEVLLAGVKVATQTPPVRSGRRVVFLTLDDATGPVDATFFEDAQGPYAATLFHSWLLLVRGHVRRTGPRGVSVRGTGCWELGTVHLAWTEGGVDAVRAMLAADPMVDPDHPTDEAVAGQAGSRATRPVLAAPVLAGRPEASTAGGMGQRRRVLVHASGFRQSPYADIAPAGDPVTKVPPAREERDRDRERDRDREPPAKLWHASPGSSGW